The region ATACATCCGATGGGCAACGCGCGCAGCCATGAGGACAATGCGATAAGCTTGGAGGAATGCGAGCTACTGATAGGCGATCTTTTGAAATCTCCCCATTTTGAGAGTGGCGCTGCATACATGACTCTGCCGCCGGCTCTGATGCCTCTCAAGTATCTGAACGGCGTGCATACTTGCGGTTGGGGCGACAACGTACTGGGCATACTGTCGAACGGACAAGTTTCGATGTGCAGTGCCTCCTACGATGATCCGGAAATGATCGCCGGCAATGCCTTCGAAATGCCCTTGATGGAAATCTGGCGCAACAGCCCGTTCTTCCATGAGCTACGCGAGGTGGTGAGTGGCGAGGTTAAGGGCGTCTGCGGCAACTGCGTGTTTTATCCAGTCTGTCGCGGCGTCTGCAAGATGAGTAGCTGGTCGCACTATGGTGAAAAGGACGCGCCCTATCCGCTGTGCCAGGAACTTTACAATAACGGAGGTTTTCCGGAGTACGCTCTGGTGGACCCGACGAAAGATTCCACCTACCGCCGCGGAGTTATAGCAAAAGAGCGTCGGCCCGCCGCCGAAGCTCCTGTCTATAACTTCTCGGAGGAAATCGCGGCTGCTGCGCAAAACACTCACTAACGCAGGAGGCGCGACGTAATAATTGCTGTGTCGACGACGTAATTTAACCAGGTCAACAAAAATAACGTGGAGGATTGGGGATGAGCAGAGCTTTCCGAGGTGCGGCGGGTGTGGCGCACACACTTGCGAACAACGCGATACGATCCGGCAACAAAGCAGCCGCCCAGCAAGCCCAGGTGATTTCTCGTCTCGCGGAAGGACTCGCCCGGCTGCAGGCGGGTTTGGATGACCAAGCTCAGCAATTGACGGCTGGCCTTGTAAAATTAGAGCAATCGCTAAAGGTGTCACGCAGATCGCAACGGTCGAAATCCGGCTCACTCGCTGCTAACGGCGAACTACAAAACTACTACGTTGATATAACCGCCTCGAAGATATTTGGCAAAGCCAATTGGCCGCGCGCCGCCGATTCAGGTCTTGTAGGACGCCGCATTGGGCGAGGACCGGTTAGGATGACTGGTTCCGACACACAATCGGCAAAGGCGGTTACCGCCGCATTCGCCAAACTTCTCTCGGCTCAGGCACAATTGCTGCAGATACGCAGTGAAGTGGAAGACCTCAAGAAGGTTCAGAGGTAGCGGCAATGGCTAGTTCCCGACTGTTTGGCTACGCCGTTGACGAAGAGGATGGCAAGCTGGTAATCGTGATTGACGGATTGCTTGCCGAAAGTTGCATCCGGCAAATTCGGGACAGCGCCCAGACGGGCCGCGGTGGTGAACTCTTGTCGCGATTGCTGCCGGTAAGTTCGGTTTACAAGCTTATGTCTGGACAAGAGGAACGCGCTGAAGAAACGCTCAGCCTTGAACAGTTGCTTGGACAAAACGTCGACCAGAGTTTCGCTTCCTTCGAACAACAGTTCGCCGACCTGAGGCAGACACTAGCCGAATTCGGCAGCTCGGAAAGTTCGAAATAAATCACGCAGCCGTATCAGGAGTCTCCGCGATGCTTCGGTTGTCACCAGAAGACTCTATTTTGCTGATCACCTGCCGGGCCTACCTACGACCCGAGGATGAAGAGCGTTTGGTCCGTCTCTGCAAGGAGCCTGTCAACTGGCCCTATGTGGTATGGCGCGCCGAGCATAATCGGACGGTGCCGCTGCTTGAGAATCACTTGCGCCGCCTCGATTTGTTGACACTATTGCCCACTGAGGCGGCGCATTACGTTCAGTGCTGGACTGTCATGTCAAAGGTCAGGTCCGCACTCGAATTTCGCAATCTGCCAGAAATCATGGATGCGCTGGATCGGGCCGGCATCGCCTGGTTCCTGGTGAAGGGACCAGATCTCGCGCTTCTCCACTATCCCGATCCACTCCTACGGCCGATGACCGATCTCGACATCATGGTCAAGCCCGCTGACGCGCAGCGCGTGCAGCGGCTCATGTTCGATCTCGGCTACCGGCACGGTATTTTCGATCCTTCAAATGGCAACTGGCATCCGGAACGAAAGGAACTCGATGACGAAACCTTCCGCGAAAGCTATTCCTTGCCGGTGTTTGTAAGGATAGAATCCGTTGAATCTCCGTTCCCTGGTCCCGCGGTGCCACGCCAGCTGCGCTACCGCCACGTAAAGGGATACATCGATTCCGCGAAGAAGCTGCACATGCCCATCTTCATTGATATGCATGTAAATCTCTCCGTCGGCATCGATGTCGAAGACATATGGTCAGGCGTGCGTCTTGCAAACGGTCTAGGCCGCATATTGCAGGTCCAATCCGCGACTGGCGCCGTCTGGTTCCTTTCGGCCAGGCTTTATCACGAGGCCTTCCTTTATAATTCGCTTCGACTATTGATGTTCGGCGATCTTCATGCGGTTCTACACAAAGAAATGGCGAATATTAGCTGGGCGGAGGTCGCTGCGATAGGTTACAAATACGAGATGAGGCCGGCGTTATATTTCGTCCTGACGCAGATGAAGCGCATCTGTGGGATAGACATACCGTCCGAGTTCCTAGAGCTCATTCGACCTGATCAAACCGAGGTACCACTTCAACATGATTGGGGCGACGTGTTGCCCAAACTGCTGTCTATTCCCACTGTTAACGATCTTGAGCTGGCGTAAATATGGCGCCCGAGTCACCGTATCGTACAGATCCTGCGGCGAACGACCTTCGTATCGCAGCAACCGAAACCTCTGCAAAGTTTGCGTCAACAGTCCATCGGGCCCTCACGCGGTCAGGAATAACGATCCTAAACACGCAGGTGTTCAGCAATGGCCAGATGGCTGTCACTCCGCGCGACGGCGGGCTTGGCGGAGATGTGGTGGTCGTGCAAACATTTCCTGACAGCGTTCATGATCGTCTTTTCGAGTTGTTCCTAGCGCTTGGTGCCGTGCGGGCGCGGGGTCCCCGCACGATTACCGCTGTTCTTCCCTACCTCCCATATTCGCGTTCGGATCGCCCTGCCTTCGACGGCGGACCTGTACCGGTGCGAATCCTTGCGGGGATTATCGAAACGCTCGGTATAGATCGGCTGATAACTTTCGAACTCCATGTTCCTCAGCTGTGCGCCGCATTTGCCTGTCCCGTCGTCAATCTTCAGTTCGCTCCCGTCCTAGTTCGCCATCTCGGTTCTGCGGCCGTCGATGGCGACATGGTCGTTTCACCGGACTTCGGCGGAGCGAAGCGAGCTGAGCACTTGGCGGCCCTGCTCGGCTGCCCATTCGCTGTCATGCGCAAGTACCGCAGAGACGATGATGACTTTCGGGAGAGCGTCGAGATTCTGGGGGACGTTGCTGGCCGGACGATCATCCTGATTGACGACGAAATCAACAGTGGTCAGACGGCTTTTTCAGCCGCCGCACATCTCAAAGCGGCAGGCGCTCGCAAGATAACCCTTGCCGCAGCCCATGCCATATTCACGCCGTCGCTGAACGAAAACTGGGGACGGTCTCAGATCGACCGCATCGTTGTGACCGACAGCGTCGGACGTACCGACAATTTCCCCGACAGTGTCGAAGTAGCCTCGATCGGCAACGAAATTGCAGGCGCGCTGCAGGCACGCTGAGAAGCATTACCTGAAATCTAGCATCACGCGATTAACACGTGGATCGAGCGCCTGCTCGAATGCCTCTTGGGCGTTTGACGAGGGCCAAAGATTGACCTGCAGCACGTCGAAGCGTGCGGCGTGTTCAACGATGGTTCGGATGGCATTTCTCACGTCGTCCGCGCTTTGGGCTATGGTGCCGATCAGTTCAATTTCCCGGTAATGCAGAAAGTTAGCGCCTACCGATAACAAATCGGGCGTCGGAATCGATTGGTAGAGTACAATCCTGGCACCGCGTGACGCCGCAGCTATGGCGCCCTGAATGCCTCTGACACCGAAGCGCGTGCAAAAGATGCAGTCGAAGCCCCAGCCATCCGTTAATCTCTCGACGAGTTTCGGATCAGACAGAGAATGAACTGACCCCGTTGCATGGGCGCCGGTCGACATCACAGGCCCATGCGTTGCCACGTCGTCATCGAAAAGGTAAACGTCGCATCCTTTGGTTGTCAGAAGTATCGAATGGAGAAGGCCCATCGTGCCTCCGCCGATGACGGCCACAGTGTCTCCAGCCTTTGCACGCGCCCTATTTATGCCGCGTGCCACGCAGGCGACAGGTTCAACTAACGCGGCACGCTCGGGAGCCAAAAAGGAAGGTACGGAAAAAACCTGATAGGCGGGTACGCCCACAAAATTGGCCAATCCCCCCGGCCCCTGCGGCACCCCTCCTCTCGCTTTAGGATTTAAATATGCACAGTGGTTGTCCAGTCCGAGGCGGCAGGCACGACATTGGCCGCATCTGCGCATTAAAAGCACCGCAACGCGGTCTCCTACGCGCAGGCCATCCGGTACATCGTCCGGCAGAGACACGATCGTGCCTGACAACTCGTGCCCGCCCCAATAGGGGTAAGTCGGCTTGGCGCCCCGATAAACGCGTTGCTCCGGTGTGCAGAGTCCACACAACTCTATCCGCACACCCACTTCGGACGATACGGCGAGTGGAACCGACAATGTCCATTCTTCAACCTTGCGGGGGCAAGTAATTACGAGTCCACGAACCTCCATACGAGACCTCTCGCTCCCCGACACACCGACTGTCCTAATATGTACACTTACTTGCATCCAGAATCTAGCCAACAACCACAGGCGGCAGTCAGAAACCTGATGGAATCACGTGCCTTGCTGGCGGGCTTGCTTATGTCCTGGGTCTTGACAAGCTTCTCGGAGATATCGTCGGCGCAAACGGCAAAGGACGTTTCAAGCGGCAGAAGTGTTCCCTTGCGCAAGGAGCGACGAAACTATTGAAGGTAGAGTGGAGCGCTTGGGCCGCGTCAATGCCACCAGCCTCAAACACGAGCCGCGGTTTACCAGCCCGTTCTTCGATGCATCCTCATCTCTGCGAAGATGCCATGTCGCCTTCCCTCATCTGCCCGCGCGAACCCTCCTAAGAGCCTATCGCCACATCGTCCAAAGCTTCATCCTTCGTGGCGCACCGGTTCGAACCGAACAGACCAACAATCCGAGTCGCACCGAGAAGGATGACGGCAACAAGCACGACGTAGACAAGACGTCGCGCAAAACCGTTGAGCTCGCCGCCAAAGCTCAGCATGCCGACGGCTATCGCGATCGCCGCGAGCGCAATGGCGCCCGCAACGGGGCCGGAGACCTCTTGGATTTGCTGCAGCGGTCCTTCCCCAGGCAGACCACCGCGCGGGAGCTGGCGAGAGCCGGACCAGATGGAGCGAGCACGACCGGGCCGCAAGAAGCGCGATGGTGATGAGGGAAACTCTATACGATATGGCGCGCCTCCTCTTCTTCGGTGAGCTGGTCGGACTCAGTTTCGTAGTGCCCCTGCGAACCGTTCGACTTGAATCACGTCGCGGGCGCGCCGTCCGCGGCGTCCGCTCGAACGAGATGATCAGGTCGACCGCTGCGTCCTCGAGCGCGATGCAGAGTTGGTCGCCAAGCGCCTCCCGAAGTTGCGCACGAACCGGGGATGAGAAGGAAGCTGGGTCAAAGTGATCTCCGTTACGCTTGATGACTGCAGGCGGTGAGGTTAGATCGGTAGTTGGGCGGCCGCAACATCAGAAAGGTCTCAGCGTTTGCTGGACGCGTGCCTGCGATGGCGGTGGTGGCAACGATCTTCTCTGGCTCCCCCAAGCGCGGGAGAGGCCATTCGACGCTAGCAAGAGTTCGCTCGAACCTGATATCCGTTACCGCAACGACTTCGCTGAGACCACCTCCCAGGCACCATTCTACGATGCCGGCGAACAAGGTCAGCGTTGCCTCGTGAACGGAACCATCTCCCCTCCCCTCCCCTCCCAGGGGAATCGCATATAAGTATTGCGTCTGCTGAGCTGATGGATTCAGTAGCGGCTTTCTCTGATTTGGGGAGAGCCGATGTCTGTGTTGATCTCGATATTGCGGGAAGTTCGCGATCCGCGCGATGTGAATGCCCGGCACGATCTGGGGGAACTGCTGTTTCTAGCGCTTTTGGCGACATTGCGCGGTGCCAAGACTTGTGTGGAGATGGCGGAATTCTCCGAGGCGCGGCAGGAAGAACTTCGCGAGATCGTCGCGCTGCGGCATGGGGCGCCGAGCCACGACACGTTCAGCCGGGTGTTTCGGCTGCTCGACCCAACGGAACTGGAGCGCGCGTTCGGCGCCTTCATGACGGCGTTGCGAGGCGCGCTGGGCTTGCCGGCGCCCAAGGGCGTGGTGGCGATCGACGGCAAGTCGCTGCGGCGGGGATACGACAAGGGCCGCGCCTTCATGCCGCCCTTGATGGTGAGCGTCTGGGATGTCGAAACGCGGCCTTCGATCGCCGCGATGCGTGCGCCGGGCGGCGACGAGATCAAGGCGACGCTCAGTGTGCTCAAGGCATTGACGCTGAAGGGTTGTACGGTGACGGCAGATGCGCTGCACTGCCATCCGGCGATGGCCCAGGCGCTGCTTGCGGCCAAGGCGCAATACGCGCTCGGGCTGAAGGCCAATCATGGACCGCTGTTCAGGGCCGCCGAAGCCGGCTTTGCGGCGGTGACCGATCTCGCCGTCTTCGAGACCCGCGAGCGCGGCCATGGGCGAGAGGAGCAGCGCCGTGCGTCGGTGCTGCCGGTCGACCGGCTGGTCAAACGGCCCAGCTTGCCCGGTCTCAAGGCGATCGGCCGTATCGAGGCGGTGCGCACTGGCGCCAATGGCAAGCCAGAGCAGGCCGTCCGCTATATCGCCCTCTCCAAAGTCCTCACGCCGAAAAAGCTCGCCGAAGTCGTGCGCGCCCACTGGACAATCGAAAACCAGCTCCACTGGATCCTCGACGTCGTCTTCAACGAGGACGATGCTCGAACCCGCAAGGACAATGGACCGCAAAATCTTGCTGTCATCCGCAGGCTGGCACTGAATATCTTGCGAGCCCACCCGCTCGACAAGCCCATCGCAAGCAAAATGCGCAGAGCAAACTGGAACAAAGAATTCTTCTTCCAACTCTTTGCTCATATGCGATAGCCCTGCCTCCCCTCCCCTCCCCTCCCCTCCCCTCCCCTCCACTCTTCGAGGTGTCGACGCAAAAGCGAGAACTCTAGACCATCAGGGGATTGGCGTTCAGGCGGCCCTTCGGGAGCAGAGACGGAAATACGTCTACCAGCATGGTCGGTCCCATCGCAGACAAATCGCGTGCACATCCTGCAAGTGGTCCAGCCGCGGTGACATCCAGGATGGCAGTCGGGGCGAGAGCGTCAACCCCATCTGCCTCGTCGACTACTTCTACATCCCAAGTGCGAGTGGAAAAGATCCTCGCACGTAGCCTATGATCGTCCTGAAGCAGCTGCGCTTCGTAGTAAATTTTTGGTGTCGAGATCGCGAATACCTGCATGAATTTCTCCGCCGCCGTTAGGCGCCGGGAACTCTCCACGAATTGGAATCGGGCGTCCGTTGTCGAATGCTTACGGTTTTGTGCGAGTGAGTCGCGGCAAGGGGATCACCGACTTTGCCGAGGTCTTCTGCGTTTCGTCTAAGTCGCCGGGGCACATTTGTAGGATTCACAATAAAACACACCATGACGAATCGGTACCGCGGTCTTGCTAAGCTGCAGGATATAAACGGAAAAACCCATTTACTCTACGTTCCGGGTTTATCCACGTTAGCCTTTCGTTAACCTAAAACCCCTTGCTCAAAATGCAGAATCGGCTCTAATAGCTAGTGGCGGAACTTTAGCGGTTTCGCGAAAAGTTCCGCCACTTGCAGGAAATGGGTTTTGAGATGGCGAAAACCGCAGCAAAAACAGCGCCGGTCGTCGAAGGGTTGACCGCATTGATGGAGCGTCATGCTGACGCTCTCTCCAGCCAACTTCAAGCACATCATCTCAAGGTCTTCCCGCCGACGTCCGAAAAGGGCATTCGATCCTTTGCACCGTCAGAAGCCTCAAAACTGCTTGGCATCGGTGAGTCTTATCTTAGACAAACTGCTTCGGAAATGCCTGAACTGCACGTTAGTATGAGCCCTGGCGGTCGACGCACGTTCACGATCGAAGATATTCATTCAATCCGTAAGCACCTGGACCTGATTGGCCGCGGGAACCGGCGTTACCTGCCCCATCGTCGCACGGGAGAGCAGCTTCAAGTCGTCTCGGTGATGAATTTCAAAGGCGGCTCGGGCAAGACGACGACAGCCGCGCATCTGGCACAGTACCTGGCAATGCGTGGCTACCGGATTCTGGCGATTGATCTTGATCCCCAAGCAAGCCTTTCCGCACTCTTCGGCAGTCAGCCAGAAACTGACGTTGGTCCGAACGAAACACTCTATGGCGCCATCCGGTATGATGACGAGCAGGTCCCAATCGAGCAGGTTGTCCGAGGAACGTACATCCCGGATCTTCATCTAATTCCTGGCAATCTTGAACTGATGGAGTTCGAGCACGATACCCCGCGCGCGCTTATGAACCGGAAGGAAGGTGACACGCTTTTTTACGGTCGGATCAGTCAGGTCATCGAAGACATCGCGGACAACTACGATGTCGTCGTTATCGATTGCCCTCCCCAACTTGGCTATCTCACGCTTTCGGCTCTGACCGCCGCAACCTCGATCCTCGTCACCGTCCATCCCCAGATGTTGGATGTAATGTCGATGAACCAATTTCTGGCGATGACCTCGAATCTCCTTCGGGAAATCGAGAACGCAGGCGCCCAGTTCAAGTTCAATTGGATGCGCTACCTCGTCACTCGTTTTGAACCGAGCGATGGCCCGCAGAACCAGATGGTGGGCTATCTGCGTTCGATCTTCGGCGAAAATGTCCTCAATTTTCCGATGCTCAAGACGACCGCCGTTTCGGACGCTGGCCTGACGAATCAAACCCTCTTTGAGGTTGAGCGCGGACAGTTCACGCGCTCGACCTATGATCGGGCCTTAGAGGCGATGAACGCCGTCAACGACGAGATCGAAACTCTAATCAAAAAAGCATGGGGTAGAACCACATGAGTCGGAAGCACCTCCTTGACGTCACCACGGACGCGCCCGACAGCTCATCAGCTGCTGAACACAGAGCGGCAAAGACTCGCTCCATGCCGCTTCTCGGCGTGACCAGAAAAGAACGAGATCCAGCGACGAAGCTGACTGCAAACATCGGTAACGCGTTGCGCGAGCAAAATGATCGTCTTGGTCGTGCCGAGGAGATCGAGCGGCGTCTCGCCGAAGGTCAGGCCGTGGTTGAACTGAACGCGTCGTCAATCGAGCCGTCCTTCGTTCAGGATCGCATGCAACGTGATATCGAAGGACTTCTTGCATCCATCCGCGAGCAAGGACAGCAGGTCCCAATCCTTGTGAGACCTCATCCCGTTAAACCCGCGCACTACCAAGTTGCCTTTGGACACCGCCGGCTGCGCGCCGTTTCGGAGCTAGGACTGCCGGTCAAGGCGGTTGTTCGAGACTTGACGGACGAGCAGTTGGTTGTCGCACAGGGTCAGGAAAACAATGAGCGCGAAGACCTCACCTTCATTGAAAAGGCACGTTTCGCACACAAGCTAAACAAGCAGTTTTCACGAGAAATTGTCATCGCGGCTATGTCAATCGACAAAAGCAACTTGTCGAAGATGCTCCTGCTTGTTGACGCCCTCCCCTCTGAATTGATCGATGCCATCGGCGCCGCTCCAGGCGTTGGACGCCCAAGTTGGCAGCAATTGGCAGAGCTGGTTGAGAAAGCATCGCCTCCGGCAGGCGCTGCGAAATATGCTGCCTCGGAGGAGGTGCAGGCGCTGCCGTCGTCGGAACGGTTCAAGGCAGTGATCGACCATCTGAAACCGCGTCGGACTGCGCGCGGGTTGCCAGACGTCCTGTCGACCCCCGATGGCGACAGGCTTGCGCAGGTCACGCAGAGCAAGAGCAAGCTCGAAATTACCATTGACAGGAAAGCCACGCCGGATTTCGCGGCTTTCGTACTCGAGCATTTGCCGGCGCTTTACCAGGAGCATCGCGCAAAGCATCAACGGAAACAGGGAGTGTAACCCGCAAAAGAAAAGAGCTCCCTCAACGTCGCCGTCGTGGAAGCCCTTCTGTCTCTGTAGCAAGAACAGAATCGCATTTCCTCGAATCCTCGTCAAGAGTCTTTGGCGCCGTTTTGGTGAGCGA is a window of Rhizobium sp. CIAT894 DNA encoding:
- a CDS encoding nucleotidyltransferase family protein, producing MLRLSPEDSILLITCRAYLRPEDEERLVRLCKEPVNWPYVVWRAEHNRTVPLLENHLRRLDLLTLLPTEAAHYVQCWTVMSKVRSALEFRNLPEIMDALDRAGIAWFLVKGPDLALLHYPDPLLRPMTDLDIMVKPADAQRVQRLMFDLGYRHGIFDPSNGNWHPERKELDDETFRESYSLPVFVRIESVESPFPGPAVPRQLRYRHVKGYIDSAKKLHMPIFIDMHVNLSVGIDVEDIWSGVRLANGLGRILQVQSATGAVWFLSARLYHEAFLYNSLRLLMFGDLHAVLHKEMANISWAEVAAIGYKYEMRPALYFVLTQMKRICGIDIPSEFLELIRPDQTEVPLQHDWGDVLPKLLSIPTVNDLELA
- the prs gene encoding ribose-phosphate diphosphokinase codes for the protein MAPESPYRTDPAANDLRIAATETSAKFASTVHRALTRSGITILNTQVFSNGQMAVTPRDGGLGGDVVVVQTFPDSVHDRLFELFLALGAVRARGPRTITAVLPYLPYSRSDRPAFDGGPVPVRILAGIIETLGIDRLITFELHVPQLCAAFACPVVNLQFAPVLVRHLGSAAVDGDMVVSPDFGGAKRAEHLAALLGCPFAVMRKYRRDDDDFRESVEILGDVAGRTIILIDDEINSGQTAFSAAAHLKAAGARKITLAAAHAIFTPSLNENWGRSQIDRIVVTDSVGRTDNFPDSVEVASIGNEIAGALQAR
- a CDS encoding medium chain dehydrogenase/reductase family protein, which encodes MQVSVHIRTVGVSGSERSRMEVRGLVITCPRKVEEWTLSVPLAVSSEVGVRIELCGLCTPEQRVYRGAKPTYPYWGGHELSGTIVSLPDDVPDGLRVGDRVAVLLMRRCGQCRACRLGLDNHCAYLNPKARGGVPQGPGGLANFVGVPAYQVFSVPSFLAPERAALVEPVACVARGINRARAKAGDTVAVIGGGTMGLLHSILLTTKGCDVYLFDDDVATHGPVMSTGAHATGSVHSLSDPKLVERLTDGWGFDCIFCTRFGVRGIQGAIAAASRGARIVLYQSIPTPDLLSVGANFLHYREIELIGTIAQSADDVRNAIRTIVEHAARFDVLQVNLWPSSNAQEAFEQALDPRVNRVMLDFR
- a CDS encoding ISAs1 family transposase, with product MSVLISILREVRDPRDVNARHDLGELLFLALLATLRGAKTCVEMAEFSEARQEELREIVALRHGAPSHDTFSRVFRLLDPTELERAFGAFMTALRGALGLPAPKGVVAIDGKSLRRGYDKGRAFMPPLMVSVWDVETRPSIAAMRAPGGDEIKATLSVLKALTLKGCTVTADALHCHPAMAQALLAAKAQYALGLKANHGPLFRAAEAGFAAVTDLAVFETRERGHGREEQRRASVLPVDRLVKRPSLPGLKAIGRIEAVRTGANGKPEQAVRYIALSKVLTPKKLAEVVRAHWTIENQLHWILDVVFNEDDARTRKDNGPQNLAVIRRLALNILRAHPLDKPIASKMRRANWNKEFFFQLFAHMR
- a CDS encoding acyl-homoserine-lactone synthase; translation: MQVFAISTPKIYYEAQLLQDDHRLRARIFSTRTWDVEVVDEADGVDALAPTAILDVTAAGPLAGCARDLSAMGPTMLVDVFPSLLPKGRLNANPLMV
- the repA gene encoding plasmid partitioning protein RepA, coding for MAKTAAKTAPVVEGLTALMERHADALSSQLQAHHLKVFPPTSEKGIRSFAPSEASKLLGIGESYLRQTASEMPELHVSMSPGGRRTFTIEDIHSIRKHLDLIGRGNRRYLPHRRTGEQLQVVSVMNFKGGSGKTTTAAHLAQYLAMRGYRILAIDLDPQASLSALFGSQPETDVGPNETLYGAIRYDDEQVPIEQVVRGTYIPDLHLIPGNLELMEFEHDTPRALMNRKEGDTLFYGRISQVIEDIADNYDVVVIDCPPQLGYLTLSALTAATSILVTVHPQMLDVMSMNQFLAMTSNLLREIENAGAQFKFNWMRYLVTRFEPSDGPQNQMVGYLRSIFGENVLNFPMLKTTAVSDAGLTNQTLFEVERGQFTRSTYDRALEAMNAVNDEIETLIKKAWGRTT
- the repB gene encoding plasmid partitioning protein RepB, whose protein sequence is MSRKHLLDVTTDAPDSSSAAEHRAAKTRSMPLLGVTRKERDPATKLTANIGNALREQNDRLGRAEEIERRLAEGQAVVELNASSIEPSFVQDRMQRDIEGLLASIREQGQQVPILVRPHPVKPAHYQVAFGHRRLRAVSELGLPVKAVVRDLTDEQLVVAQGQENNEREDLTFIEKARFAHKLNKQFSREIVIAAMSIDKSNLSKMLLLVDALPSELIDAIGAAPGVGRPSWQQLAELVEKASPPAGAAKYAASEEVQALPSSERFKAVIDHLKPRRTARGLPDVLSTPDGDRLAQVTQSKSKLEITIDRKATPDFAAFVLEHLPALYQEHRAKHQRKQGV